A single window of bacterium DNA harbors:
- a CDS encoding aromatic amino acid ammonia-lyase, which yields MAIVLDGSNLTVEKLVKIARHNEPVELHPDALERIKVCRAMLEKKIADHEIMYGINTGIGEFSEVVLNDEQVKEFQKYLIYNHSAGIGDPAPVEYVRGAMAGRINVHAHGNSGCRPEITQTLIAMLNKGVTPVVCQKGSVGASGDLAPMSQVALLMMGEGEAWYNGERMPGRQALEAAGIPIPGLEARDGLATINGSNLLTAMSAIHLYDMNRWLQQAEIAAAMSLEALLANLKPYDSRLHEVRGFAGAVRSANAIARCIKGSDLQTGKMKVKVQDAYSMRSTPQVIGAAHDAVAHAKVQVEIELNGVGDNPIFFPEENLTLTGANFQGTPVALPMDMAGTAITMVSVLSERRLNRLLNPALSVGLPSFLTKGAGMFSGLMLSQYTADSLIVEQRILSMPASIQSIPAAADQEDFVSMGMNTAIKNAQILDNAYGVLGIEFMAAAQALDFRDFTNGTGVQKGREVVRRHVDHLDIDRPLYPDHTKMKEVVRSCEILDEVLDAIKE from the coding sequence ATGGCTATTGTTCTGGACGGTTCGAACCTGACTGTCGAGAAACTTGTAAAGATTGCGCGCCACAATGAACCCGTGGAACTGCATCCCGATGCGCTTGAGCGCATCAAGGTTTGCCGCGCGATGCTCGAGAAAAAAATTGCCGATCATGAAATCATGTACGGCATCAATACCGGGATCGGGGAGTTTTCAGAAGTCGTGTTGAACGACGAACAGGTCAAGGAATTTCAAAAATATCTGATCTACAACCATTCCGCAGGCATCGGAGATCCCGCGCCGGTGGAATATGTTCGCGGTGCGATGGCCGGACGCATTAACGTGCACGCGCACGGGAACAGTGGCTGCCGACCGGAAATCACGCAAACGCTGATTGCAATGCTCAACAAGGGTGTCACTCCAGTGGTCTGCCAGAAAGGCTCCGTCGGTGCCTCCGGTGACCTGGCACCGATGTCACAGGTCGCGCTGCTCATGATGGGCGAGGGTGAAGCCTGGTACAACGGCGAAAGAATGCCAGGTCGCCAGGCTCTCGAAGCGGCAGGCATTCCCATTCCCGGACTGGAGGCAAGAGACGGCCTCGCGACCATCAACGGCTCTAACCTGTTGACGGCAATGAGCGCCATTCACCTCTATGACATGAACCGGTGGTTGCAACAGGCAGAGATTGCCGCGGCAATGTCACTCGAAGCGCTGCTGGCAAATCTCAAGCCCTATGACAGCCGGCTGCACGAAGTCCGCGGTTTCGCCGGCGCCGTGCGGTCCGCAAATGCAATTGCACGTTGCATTAAGGGAAGCGACCTGCAAACCGGAAAGATGAAGGTCAAAGTACAGGATGCCTATTCGATGCGGTCCACACCGCAGGTTATCGGCGCCGCGCATGACGCCGTCGCACACGCCAAGGTACAGGTGGAAATCGAGCTCAACGGGGTTGGCGACAACCCGATTTTCTTCCCCGAAGAAAATCTGACCCTCACAGGTGCAAATTTCCAGGGTACGCCGGTTGCACTGCCGATGGACATGGCAGGCACAGCCATCACGATGGTCAGCGTACTCTCTGAGCGCCGTCTCAACCGGCTCCTCAATCCCGCACTGAGCGTCGGACTCCCATCCTTCCTCACCAAGGGCGCAGGCATGTTCTCAGGACTCATGCTCAGCCAGTACACGGCCGACAGTCTCATCGTCGAGCAGCGCATTCTTTCCATGCCCGCGTCGATTCAGTCGATCCCGGCCGCAGCTGATCAGGAAGACTTTGTCTCGATGGGTATGAACACCGCCATCAAGAACGCACAGATCCTCGACAACGCATACGGTGTGCTGGGCATTGAGTTCATGGCCGCAGCACAGGCGCTGGATTTCCGCGACTTCACCAACGGTACGGGTGTGCAGAAAGGCCGTGAAGTGGTGCGCAGACATGTCGATCATCTCGACATCGACAGACCCCTTTACCCCGACCACACCAAAATGAAAGAGGTCGTTCGCAGCTGCGAAATCCTGGACGAGGTACTTGACGCCATAAAAGAATAG